A stretch of DNA from Serinibacter arcticus:
TTCGCAAAAGTTTGCTGGCTCAGGATGAGTCGAGACTTATCGGGGCAGTTCCCTGCACATTCCTAACGTCGCTTGCATTCGAACCTCAGGGTCGCGATCGCCCCGCGCTGCCACGTTGTGGCCGGAATACGGGCCCGACGACCCTCATGAGCCCGAGGGCGACGATGCTCGCGACGGGGTGAGGTTGTGGTCACGGCTTCGAATCGCGTGAGCGTTCCCGCAGATTCGCCCGACCGTCAGGGGTGACGCGGTTGTGACCGCACCGTGCGCACGGCAGCTCGTCCCGTCGCGGGCCGGGTACCGGGGGCACGGGCGTGCTGCACGTCGTCGAACATCGCCTCGACCTGGTCGAGGACAGGGATCGGAGGACCGCTGGAGGGGTGGTGCGAGGCGGGCCGTCAGCGGTGCCCGCGCTGCCCCGACCCACCGCGCGACGGCGAGGCGTGCGAGCTCCGCACCTCCTCGACCTCCTCCGCCGTCAGCTCCATCAGGTCCACGCCCACCTTGAGCGAGGACCCCTTCCCCTCGGTGAACACGATGCCGCGCAGCGGCGAGACGTCGCGGTAGTCGCGACCCCAGCCGAGCACCACATAGCGGTTGTCGATGAACTGGTCGTTGGTCGGGTCGACGTGCAGCCAGCCCCCGCCCGGCACCCACACCGAGGCCCAGGCGTGCGAGGCGTCGACGCCGCGCAGCTTCTCGCGGCCGGGAGGCGGGTTGGTCTCGATGTAGCCGGAGACGTAGCGCGCCGCGAGCCCCATCGAGCGCACGCACGCGATGAGGAGGTGCGCGAAGTCCTGGCACACGCCCTGCCGCCGCTCGAGCAGCTCGGGCAGGCGGGTGTGGATCGTCGTCGAACCGGACTTGTACTCGAGCTCGGTGTTGATGCGGGTGCAGAGGTCGGCGACGACGTGCGAGAGCGGCGTCCCCGGACCGAACGACGGCGCCGCGAAGGCCCGCACCTCCTCCGTCACGTCGATCATCTGCGAGGCGAGCATCGCCTCGGACACCGCGATCAGCGCGTTGCCGCCCACGCCGTGGCTGGACGCGGCCCCGCGGCCCGGCGCCCCGAGCGTGTGGGTCACCTCGGCCGCCTGGCTCCACGAGATCATCGGCATCCGGTCGATCTGCGCCTGCTTGCGCGTGACCGTCAGCACCGACTCCGCGAGGACCTCGAGCTCGGTGTGCTCCGTGTCGACCTTGAAGTAGCTGGACCGGTTCCCGTGGAAGTCGCGGTGCTCCCCCGTCTGCGCCGCCCCCGGCGAGATGTGCAGCGCCGAGGTGTGCACCTGCTGGCCGTTGCCCTCGCGCGGCAGCATCACGGCCCGGCCGTAGGACGACGTCACCACCCCGGGGTAGGTGTAGGTGGTCCGGTGGGCGAGCCGGTAGTGCCGGACCCCGCGTGAGTCCTCGCGCTGGCGGATCACTCCTCGACTCCCTTCCGGTTGCCCGACGACGACTCGTACGTCCCCGAGGCGTCGAGCCACGGGACCGGCACCGGGTGGGTGAAGTGCACGCGCGCGATCTCGTCGCCGAGCTCGCGCAGGCGCCAGCCCATGGACGCGAGCGTCTCGCTCAGCGTCGTGCGCCGGCCCTCGTCGTCCGGGAGCGCGACCGTGGACGTGTCGAGCTCGTCGAGGAGGTCCACGACGTCGTTCAGCAGCGAGTCGCGCGTGCTCGTCCCGCGCGCCGGCGCCGGCACCTGCGCGAGCGACGCCGCGAGCTTGGTGAGCTGGAAGCGCAGCGACCGCGGGTTGTGCACGTCGAGCAGGAGCAGGTCGAGCACCGTGTCGATGCTGGGCTGCGACTGGTACCGGCGGCGGTAGGTGATGACGCTCTCGTGGGCGACCAGCACCGACTCGAGCACGAGCGAGTCGTCGGCCCGCGCACGCTCGACGGCGGTCGTCGCCCCGAGGACGTCGACCAGCTGCTGGGCCCGCTCGAGACGGCGACCCGCATCCATGAGGCACCACCCGACGTCGCGCTCCATCGACTCCGCCAGGATGCCCGCGATCGCGAGCAGCCCCTCGAGCAGCCGGGCGGCCACGGGGCCGACGTCGGACACGGCGTCGTGGTCGCGGTCCTGCCGCCGACGCTCGCCGGACATCGCCCGCTCGAGCGCCGACAGCGCGGCCCAGGTGTCGGACGAGAGCTGGTCGCGGACGGAGGAGGCTGCGCGCGCCATCCGGGCCAGCGCGTGCGCGACCGTACCGGGCTGGCGCGCGTCGAGCACGAGGTGGGCCGGATCGCCGTCGCCCACCACGTCCGCGAGCGCCTGCCGCAGCACGGCGAGCACCACGGGCTCGTCGGAGCCGGGGCGGAGGGGGAAGCCCGACGTCGTCGTGACGGCGTAGTCGCTCAGGCGGTCGCTGACGGCACGCACCAGACGTGTGACACCCTCGGCGCGCTCGGTGTAGCGACCGAACCAGAACAGGTCCTCGGCCGCTCCGGGCGAGATCGAGGTCGGCAGGCTGAGCGGGGTCGGGTTGGCGTCCTCCGCGACCCACGGGTCGGTGACCGAGTGCGGGCGTGAGGACAGCACCCAGACGTCCTTGGCGGCGTCGTTCGGACCGGGCTCGACGACGTCGGCCCCGGCCTGGCTGATGCGCGCCACCCCGCCGGACATCACCTGGTACCCGCCGGAGCCCGAGACCGCGAACGTGCGCAGCTGCGTCGGCCGGGCCTCGAGCAGGCCACCGTTGACGGCGGGCGTCGTGGATGCCTCGACCCGCTCCTGACCGACCCACAGGTAGGGCTCGGTCGCGATGCGCGCGGAGAGGTCGGCACGCTCGGCGATCGTCAGCTCCCAGCCGCGCATCACGGGCGAGCCTGGTGCCGTCGAGCGCACCACGAGCCGGTCGAGGTTGGCGATGACGTGCGAGCACATCGACCGCTCCCCGCACCAGTAGGTGACGGTCGAGGGGATGATCAGCTCCTCGCCGAGGATGCTGCGGGCCAGTCGCGGCAGGTAGGTCAGCAGCCCCGGGTTGTCGACGACGCCGCTCCCGAGCGGGTTGACGATCGTCACGGCGCCGGTGCGCGCCGCCTCCACGAGGCCGGGGACGCCGAGGCGCGAGTCGCCGCGCAGGTCCAGCGGGTCGCAGTACTCGGCGTCGACGTGGCGCAGCAGGACGTCGACCGGCTCGAGCCGGCCGAGCGCACGCATCCAGAGCCGCCCGTCCTCGACGACGAGGTCCTCGCCCTCCACGAGCGGGTAGCCGAGCATCGTGGCGAGGTAGGCCTGGTCGAACGCCGCGGGCGAGAACGGACCCGGCGTGAGCAGCGCGGCGCGCGGGGTGGGCCCGGCACCGGGCGGGGCGGCGTCGCGGACGGCGCGGCGCATGGCCTGGAAGAACGGGCCGACGCGGCGGATCCGCGCGTGCCGGTAGAGCCCGGACAGCACCTCCGCCACGATCCGCCGGTCCTGCATCGCGAACCCCATGCCCGACGGCGTCTGGGCACGGTCGGCGAGGACCTGCCAGCTGCCGTCGGCGTTGCGCGCGAGATCCGTGCCGACCATGAAGAGCTGGTGCGGACCGGGGTTGCGGATGTCGTTGACGGCGCGGACGAACCCGGGGTGACCGAGCACCAGCGCGGGCGGCAGGAGGCCGCTGGTGAGCAGCTCGGCCTCGCCGTAGACGTCGGTCAGGACGTGGTCCAGGAGCACGGCGCGCTGCTGCAGGCCCTTCTCCACGTGCGCCCACTCGGCCTCGTCGAACAGCACGGGCAGCGGGTCGAGGAGCCAGGGGCGCTCGTCGGTACCGGCACCCTGGCGGACGCCGTTGTTGGCGAGGAGCTCGACGACGTCGTTCGCGCGGGAGGCGAGGGCCGCGCCGTCGTGCAGGTCCACGAGGTCGGCCATCTGGGCCCAGGCCTCGCGAGCCGCCCCCGTGGACTGGAGCATCTCGTCATGGCCGGGGCCGGCGGCCCGGTAGCCCGCAAGCAGATCAGTCATTCGCGTCTCGCGATTTCGTCAAGTGGAACTTTGCTCCGGCGCGCGGAGCACGCGGCGACTTGGGAGGAACATTACCCTCGTAGCGCTGATCAGCGGGGACGTCCGCGCGACGGAGCCGCTCTTCCCTTCGCGGCGGGGATGTCGGAGGCTCGTGGTGCGATGAGGCCACGTCAGCGACCGAAAGGGCCACCCGCATGAGCTTCCCGACGACCCACCAGCCCCGCGGAGCCACCGGCAGGACGATCGTGGTGCTCGACGAACGCGAGTCCACCGCGCAGGAGGTCCTGCACGGTCTCGGGGTGCCGTGCGTCCACGCGAGGGACCTCGGACCCGGCGCGATCGGCACGGCAGGGACGCTGCCGGCGGGCTCCGCCGTCGTCCTCGACGCGCTCGGCATCGCGATCCTCGAGGATGCCTCCGACCTGGTGTCCGAGGCCGCGCAGGACCCGCGCGCCGCCGTCGTCACGGCCGAGCCCGAGGTCTGGGTCCACGCGTTCACCGAGGCGCCCGAGCCCACCACCCCGTTGGCCGACACCGACGCGTCCACCTGGGGGCTCCTGGCCACCGGCGTCGTCGGCCCGGACG
This window harbors:
- a CDS encoding transglutaminase family protein, producing MIRQREDSRGVRHYRLAHRTTYTYPGVVTSSYGRAVMLPREGNGQQVHTSALHISPGAAQTGEHRDFHGNRSSYFKVDTEHTELEVLAESVLTVTRKQAQIDRMPMISWSQAAEVTHTLGAPGRGAASSHGVGGNALIAVSEAMLASQMIDVTEEVRAFAAPSFGPGTPLSHVVADLCTRINTELEYKSGSTTIHTRLPELLERRQGVCQDFAHLLIACVRSMGLAARYVSGYIETNPPPGREKLRGVDASHAWASVWVPGGGWLHVDPTNDQFIDNRYVVLGWGRDYRDVSPLRGIVFTEGKGSSLKVGVDLMELTAEEVEEVRSSHASPSRGGSGQRGHR
- a CDS encoding circularly permuted type 2 ATP-grasp protein; the protein is MTDLLAGYRAAGPGHDEMLQSTGAAREAWAQMADLVDLHDGAALASRANDVVELLANNGVRQGAGTDERPWLLDPLPVLFDEAEWAHVEKGLQQRAVLLDHVLTDVYGEAELLTSGLLPPALVLGHPGFVRAVNDIRNPGPHQLFMVGTDLARNADGSWQVLADRAQTPSGMGFAMQDRRIVAEVLSGLYRHARIRRVGPFFQAMRRAVRDAAPPGAGPTPRAALLTPGPFSPAAFDQAYLATMLGYPLVEGEDLVVEDGRLWMRALGRLEPVDVLLRHVDAEYCDPLDLRGDSRLGVPGLVEAARTGAVTIVNPLGSGVVDNPGLLTYLPRLARSILGEELIIPSTVTYWCGERSMCSHVIANLDRLVVRSTAPGSPVMRGWELTIAERADLSARIATEPYLWVGQERVEASTTPAVNGGLLEARPTQLRTFAVSGSGGYQVMSGGVARISQAGADVVEPGPNDAAKDVWVLSSRPHSVTDPWVAEDANPTPLSLPTSISPGAAEDLFWFGRYTERAEGVTRLVRAVSDRLSDYAVTTTSGFPLRPGSDEPVVLAVLRQALADVVGDGDPAHLVLDARQPGTVAHALARMARAASSVRDQLSSDTWAALSALERAMSGERRRQDRDHDAVSDVGPVAARLLEGLLAIAGILAESMERDVGWCLMDAGRRLERAQQLVDVLGATTAVERARADDSLVLESVLVAHESVITYRRRYQSQPSIDTVLDLLLLDVHNPRSLRFQLTKLAASLAQVPAPARGTSTRDSLLNDVVDLLDELDTSTVALPDDEGRRTTLSETLASMGWRLRELGDEIARVHFTHPVPVPWLDASGTYESSSGNRKGVEE